A window from Primulina eburnea isolate SZY01 chromosome 2, ASM2296580v1, whole genome shotgun sequence encodes these proteins:
- the LOC140823495 gene encoding uncharacterized protein: MVFFLSSISDDQLMGVAKSVNSADPCLKMRQINQFYKNRKNPNSPNHVTTPACEQSRSALIDVVILIAVIGAFGVLLYPCAKFLVHKTVEVGEEVLEVLSEEIVGAPMVFGCLGLSMLFSASALVAITVFMDRKCGKSGCRGLRNAAEFDIQLETEEYVKKGNYPPKNATKKGLFELPRDHHRELEAELKKMAPTNGRAVLVFRATCGCSVGRMEVPGPKKSGKIKK; this comes from the coding sequence atggtcTTTTTCCTCAGCTCGATTTCGGATGACCAGCTTATGGGCGTGGCTAAATCTGTGAACTCGGCCGACCCTTGTTTGAAAATGAGGCAAATTAATCAATTTTACAAGAACAGAAAAAATCCCAACTCCCCAAATCATGTTACGACCCCCGCCTGTGAGCAATCGCGCTCTGCCCTGATTGATGTCGTAATTTTGATTGCTGTGATTGGTGCTTTTGGGGTTTTGCTCTATCCCTGTGCCAAGTTTTTAGTGCACAAAACCGTCGAAGTAGGTGAAGAAGTCTTGGAAGTTCTGAGTGAGGAAATAGTTGGTGCTCCCATGGTGTTTGGATGCTTAGGCCTCAGCATGTTGTTTTCGGCATCCGCACTCGTGGCTATCACCGTGTTTATGGATAGAAAGTGCGGAAAATCGGGCTGTAGAGGGCTTCGCAACGCAGCTGAATTCGACATTCAGTTAGAGACAGAAGAGTATGTAAAGAAGGGAAACTATCCACCCAAAAATGCAACAAAGAAGGGACTGTTCGAATTGCCGCGTGATCACCATAGGGAATTGGAGGCAGAGCTCAAGAAAATGGCGCCCACTAACGGGAGGGCGGTTCTGGTTTTCCGAGCTACGTGTGGTTGTTCTGTTGGCAGAATGGAGGTTCCAGGGCCAAAAAAATCTGGGAAGATTAAGAAGTag
- the LOC140824770 gene encoding E3 ubiquitin-protein ligase MPSR1-like codes for MSTPEPTQAPGSPPPSLEELSTRGVTALLVPWIISMASTTGASIRDVAVFVHQSTRSITLVEGSLEIEAILREIPSKEGHLPASKVSIESLPLVHVSEPGLECSICLSDYEVNGEVKEMPCKHKFHPGCIEKWLGIHGSCPVCRFSMPVEEAKEGEDGRGDGLRIHVFFARARDAVPDAESGRSVGDPGSGSPDNDGNSESQSPPDNMGIE; via the coding sequence ATGTCCACCCCAGAACCTACGCAGGCACCTGGATCTCCACCTCCGTCCCTAGAGGAGCTGAGCACGCGAGGCGTCACCGCGCTCCTCGTCCCCTGGATCATCAGCATGGCTTCAACCACCGGCGCCTCCATCCGCGACGTAGCCGTGTTCGTGCACCAATCGACCAGATCCATCACTCTAGTAGAAGGCTCCCTCGAAATTGAGGCCATCCTCCGGGAGATCCCATCGAAGGAAGGCCACCTGCCAGCCTCCAAAGTCTCGATCGAGTCCCTTCCGTTGGTCCATGTATCTGAACCGGGCCTGGAGTGCTCGATCTGCCTATCTGATTACGAGGTCAACGGCGAAGTCAAGGAGATGCCCTGCAAGCACAAATTCCATCCGGGTTGTATAGAAAAGTGGCTGGGGATCCATGGATCCTGCCCCGTCTGCAGATTCAGTATGCCGGTGGAGGAGGCGAAGGAGGGGGAGGACGGGAGAGGGGATGGACTGAGGATCCATGTGTTCTTTGCTCGGGCACGTGATGCGGTTCCGGACGCGGAGTCGGGTCGGTCCGTAGGGGATCCGGGTTCGGGAAGTCCGGATAATGATGGGAATAGTGAATCGCAATCGCCACCTGATAATATGGGCATAGAATGA